One Helicoverpa zea isolate HzStark_Cry1AcR chromosome 11, ilHelZeax1.1, whole genome shotgun sequence genomic window carries:
- the LOC124634478 gene encoding uncharacterized protein LOC124634478, whose protein sequence is MSDYENDLFNFIPMNRAAAEQNNDKQLNLEGPSSKQLKKSSTAAFTSVKKLTRGAKIIRIEIYDTENFPDHISSLCNCDAELCVQHVVKNVFMDDVYKSVKEIALKVSDIMP, encoded by the exons atgtcg gacTATGAAAATGACCTGTTCAACTTCATTCCCATGAACAGGGCAGCTGCGGAACAAAATAACGATAAACAGTTGAACCTAGAAGGTCCTAGCAGCAAGCAACTGAAAAAATCTTCAACGGCTGCATTTAcctctgtaaaaaaacttacacGAGGTGCTAAAATTATAAGAATCGAGATTTATGATACCGAAAACTTCCCCGATCATATAAGTTCATTATGCAATTGTGATGCTGAGTTATGTGTGCAGCATgtggttaaaaatgtttttatggaCGATGTTTATAAATCTGTTAAAGAAATTGCTTTAAAAGTGTCAGATATAATGCCATAA
- the LOC124634497 gene encoding uncharacterized protein LOC124634497 encodes MSKHTADHIFPSEDESSDGVQMKVKTKENKKRKSSPTRSPQPSTSKKGKTVIRPIPPITKSTAREVFGSDSDDDAVDAPAEKKPPMIYSYVTRRLANGFSRQIDENKKGAFYIELKVYKCDEIERIQPVNRWRHSVITIKNKTDEDSESWRHLNEFIISTRREFKRCTPTFISSYQ; translated from the exons AT GTCCAAACACACTGCTGACCATATTTTCCCTTCGGAGGACGAATCGTCGGACGGGGTGCAGATGAAGGTCAAGACAAAGGAGAACAAGAAACGTAAATCGTCGCCAACGCGCAGCCCCCAGCCGTCTACCAGTAAGAAAGGCAAGACAGTTATTCGCCCCATCCCTCCTATTACCAAGTCTACGGCTCGCGAGGTGTTCGGGAGTGACAGCGACGACGACGCGGTAGACGCACCCGCGGAGAAGAAGCCTCCGATGATTTACTCCTATGTCACACGGAGGCTGGCCAACGGTTTTTCTCGTCAAATAGATGAGAATAAAAAAGGTGCGTTCTACATAGAACTTAAAGTATACAAGTGTGACGAGATAGAGCGGATTCAACCCGTGAATAGGTGGCGTCACTCggtgataacaataaaaaataaaactgacgaaGATTCTGAATCGTGGAGGCACTTGAATGAATTCATTATAAGTACTAGGCGGGAGTTCAAACGCTGTACTCCAACGTTTATAAGTTCATACCAATAA